The genomic segment CCCATGGGGCTTCTGGAGCGGTGCCACTCCTACAAGGACAAGATCGCCAAGGGCATCGCGCCGGACCACGGGCTCTTCGCCTACCCGGTCCTCATGGCGGCGGACATCCTCATCGTGGACTCCAACGTGGTCCCCGTGGGGAAGGACCAGAAACAGCACGTGGAGGTCACCCGCGACATCGCCCAGCGTTTCAACAACACGTACGGCCAGGAGGTCTTCGTGATCCCCGAGGACCGCATCCTTCCCGAGGCGGGGGTGGTGCCGGGCCTGGACGGCCAGAAGATGAGCAAGTCCTACGGGAACGACATCGGCCTCTTCCTCGAGGGCAAGGCGCTCAAGGAGCGGGTCATGGCCATCGTGACCGACTCGGCGCCCGTGGAGGCGCCCAAGGATCCCGACGCGAACAACGTCTACAACCTCCTCAAACTCTTCGTATCCAAGGAGGAGGACGCCCAGTGGCGGGAGCGCTTCCAGAAGGGCGGGCTCAAGTACAGCGACGCCAAGAAGCGGCTCATCGCCGTCCTGGACGAGACCTTCGGGCCGGCCCGGGAGCGGCGGAAGGAGCTGGCGGCCCGCCCCGGCTTCGTGGAGGAGGTCCTGCGGGAGGGGGCGAAACGGGTGCGTCCCGTGGCGGCGGCCACCCTGGCCCGGGCGCGCAAGGCCTGCGGCATCGACTGAGGGACCAGCCCCCGGCGGGAGGGAGGGCAGGATGTTCGAGCGGAGGAGGCACCACCGGCACCGGCTGGCCCTCCCGGCGCGGCTCGTTCCCGCGGGGGCTGAAGGCTTCCCCGTGGAGGTCCTGAACATCAGCGCGGAGGCGGTCCTGGTTCGCGGGCCTCACCCCTTCCAACTCCTCAAGCGAGCCCTCCTGCGCCTCCACCTGGGGGAGCGGATCTTCGAAACCGATACGGTCTGCGTCCGGGTGAACCAGGGCCCGCCCTGGGAGGGGGCCTTCCTCTTCACGAACCCTCCCGAGGAGGCGGTCCGGGCGCTGGAAACCTTCCTGGCGGGTCTTCCGTATCCCCAGACGGGACGGGCACTCTGATGGCGGCGTTTCTGCTCTGGCTGATCCTGCTCTTCTTCTGCTGGCCCCTGGCGCTCCTGGCCCTCGTCCTCTACCCCATCGTGTGGCTCCTCCTCCTCCCCTTCCGGATCCTCGGCATCGCCGTGGGGGGAGTCCTGTCCCTCTTCAAGGCCCTCGTCTACCTTCCCGCCCGCGTCCTGGGCGGCCCCTCCGCCTTCCGGCGGTGAGTATTCCAAGAGGGAGGCTCCGCCCCCCTCTTGGCGCTCCGCTCCGCTTCGCTGAACTCCTCGGGAGAGGGCAGGTTGGCCTGGATGCGCCCGGCCCAGCCCCTCCGTGCCGCGCCAGGGGCGCGGCCAGGCCCCGGCCGATCATCGGAGGCGACCCACCGCTTTGTTCTGGACTGGCGTGGCGCGTTCCCGGCCTCAGTAGGCCAGCAGGGCGTTGACCTTGGCGGCGCAGATGAAGTCGTTCTCCGAGAGCCCGCCGATGGAGTGGGTCGCGTACCGCACCGTGCAGCGGTCGTAGCCCACGCTCAGGTCGGGGTGGTGGCCCTCCTGGTTCGCGATCCAGGCCACGGCGTTCACGAAGGACATGGTTTCGTGGAAGTCCCGGAAGGTGAAGGTCCGGGAGATCGCGTCCCCGGCCCCGCTGGGGGCCCAGAAGGGGACCTCCTCCAGCATCTTGTCCACCTGATCGCGGGACAAAGGCGGCACGCCGCCCTCGCAGGGCTTGCAGCGTTTTCCTTTCAACAAACTCATGGCGTCTCCTCCGGGGTGGGCCAAGGCGCGCCCCCCTCCGGGTTAAACGCTCGGCGGGGGCGCTTCCATGCCCTCGGCGGTGCTACAATTCGGCCCCGTTGGAAAAAGGGGGGGACCATGGCCGAGTCGCATTTCGCGCGGGAGCTGTTGCACCGTCTGGAAAGCCGCGGGAGCGGCCCCGCCTTCCGCTTTCAGGAGGGCGGGGAGTGGAAGACCTGGGACTGGGACCGGGTCCGGGAGGGGATCGAGTCGGTGGCCCGCTCCCTCGTCGCCCTCGGCGTCCCCGAGCTGGCGAGCGTGGCCCTCTTCTCGCCGAACCGGCCCGAGTGGACCCTTTGCGACGTGGGGGCCCTGGCGGCGCGGTGCGTCCCCGTGCCCATCTATCCCACGAACACCGTGAAGCAGGCCGCGTACATCCTGGCCGACGCCGACGCCCGCGTCTGCTTCGCGGGCGGGGCGGAGCAGTACGAGAAGGCCCTGGCCGCCGCCGAGGGCCTGCCGGGGCTGAAGCGCATCGTGGTCTTCGATCCCTCGGTGCCCCTGCGGGACGACGGGCGCTCCCTCTCCTTCGCCCAGTTTCTGAAGCTGGGCGAGGCGCCGGGGGCCCGGGAGGAGGCGAGGGCCCGCCTGGACCGGGGCGCTCCGGAGGATCTCCTGACCATCATCTACACCTCCGGCACCACGGGGGAGCCCAAGGGCGTCATGCTGACCCATTCCAACATCCTGGCGTGCTTCGAGGCCCACGAGAGGCGCCTGCCCCCCACCGGGCCGGGGGACGTCTCTCTCTGCTTCCTGCCTTTGAGCCACGTCTTCGAGCGGTGCTGGACCTATTACAACCTCCACCGGGGGGTGGAGAACGCCTACCTGGAGGACCCCAAACAAGTGGCGGCGGCCCTGCCGGCCGTGCGGCCCACCGTCATGTGCGCCGTGCCCCGCTTCTACGAGAAGGTCTACGGCGCCGTCATGACCAAGGTGCAGGCGGCGCCCCTCCCCCGCCGGGCCCTCTTCCGCTGGGCCTTGAGGACGGGGGCCGAAGCCGCCGAGAGGCGCCGGGTGGGCGCGGGCCTGGGGCCCTGGCTGGGGCTCAGACACCGCCTGGCCGACGGCCTCGTGCTGAAGAAACTGCGGGCCCTCACGGGGGGGCGCGTGCGGTACTTCCCCTGCGCCGGAGCGCCCCTGGCCCCCGAGATCGAGCGCTTCTTCGACGCCGCGGGGATGTTCGTGGCCTACGGCTACGGCCTCACCGAGACC from the Acidobacteriota bacterium genome contains:
- the trpS gene encoding tryptophan--tRNA ligase, with product MRVLSGIQPSGKLHLGNYLGAMRQHLDLQHGGDAFYFIADFHALTTVKDPQVLRENVRDVALDYLALGLDPQKCTFYRQSDIPEVPELTWLLTTVTPMGLLERCHSYKDKIAKGIAPDHGLFAYPVLMAADILIVDSNVVPVGKDQKQHVEVTRDIAQRFNNTYGQEVFVIPEDRILPEAGVVPGLDGQKMSKSYGNDIGLFLEGKALKERVMAIVTDSAPVEAPKDPDANNVYNLLKLFVSKEEDAQWRERFQKGGLKYSDAKKRLIAVLDETFGPARERRKELAARPGFVEEVLREGAKRVRPVAAATLARARKACGID
- a CDS encoding PilZ domain-containing protein, which encodes MFERRRHHRHRLALPARLVPAGAEGFPVEVLNISAEAVLVRGPHPFQLLKRALLRLHLGERIFETDTVCVRVNQGPPWEGAFLFTNPPEEAVRALETFLAGLPYPQTGRAL
- a CDS encoding 4a-hydroxytetrahydrobiopterin dehydratase; protein product: MSLLKGKRCKPCEGGVPPLSRDQVDKMLEEVPFWAPSGAGDAISRTFTFRDFHETMSFVNAVAWIANQEGHHPDLSVGYDRCTVRYATHSIGGLSENDFICAAKVNALLAY
- a CDS encoding long-chain fatty acid--CoA ligase, with translation MAESHFARELLHRLESRGSGPAFRFQEGGEWKTWDWDRVREGIESVARSLVALGVPELASVALFSPNRPEWTLCDVGALAARCVPVPIYPTNTVKQAAYILADADARVCFAGGAEQYEKALAAAEGLPGLKRIVVFDPSVPLRDDGRSLSFAQFLKLGEAPGAREEARARLDRGAPEDLLTIIYTSGTTGEPKGVMLTHSNILACFEAHERRLPPTGPGDVSLCFLPLSHVFERCWTYYNLHRGVENAYLEDPKQVAAALPAVRPTVMCAVPRFYEKVYGAVMTKVQAAPLPRRALFRWALRTGAEAAERRRVGAGLGPWLGLRHRLADGLVLKKLRALTGGRVRYFPCAGAPLAPEIERFFDAAGMFVAYGYGLTETTATVSVHEWTGFEYGTVGKPLPGVEVRIGEGGEIQVRGATVMKGYYNKPEETAEAFVDGWFRTGDAGEIDAGGRIAVTDRIKDLIKTSGGKYVAPQAVEMALLGDPLVEQVAVIGERRKYITALIVPNFPALEEWARDRGVEFSDRDSLLCHPEVKAVYERRIRRRSHDLAPYEQIKRFALLPKEFSQEAGELTPTMKVKRKEVAEKYADLIETLYREA